The Sinorhizobium fredii USDA 257 region CTGGCTGTTATATCGGTCGTTTCATCGAATTCCGACGAATCCAGTGAAAATGAGAGTTGTCGCGCCCCTGGGCGCAACCGCCGGCTTTCTGGATGCCGCAGGTGGAGGCGGCTGGGGTCCTGTTGCCACCACCGGCCTGCTCGGCGCGGGCGGACAGCCGCGTTTTGTGATCGGCACCGTCAATGCGAGCGAGTTCCTGATTGCACTTTCGGTGTCGCTGAGCTTCCTCGCCACGATTGTAACCGGCCACTGGGAGGAAGCCGGCGAATTCGGCGATCACCTGACATCCGTCGGCGGTCTGATCATCGGAGGCGTTTTGGCGGCGCCGCTGGCGGGATGGATGGTCAAAGCCTTAAAGGAAAAGACACTCCTGCGGCTTGTCGGATCGCTGATCACGCTTCTGGCCGGCTACCAGACGCTCGAGCTGACTGGATTGCTGTGAGAAGTGTAGACAAGGACAGTCCTCGAACTACGTCGCAGGCGTAAGATCTCCAAAGACTGTCGGGATCAGTTCCGAAACCGTCGGATGAATATGCATGGCGCGGCTGATCGTCGTATAGGGTCTCTTCGCATACATCACGTCGAGGATGCTCTGGATGGCCTCGTCGCCGCCCGTGCCGAGGATCGAGGCGCCGAGTATGTCCTTCGTATCGGCGTCAACGAGCACCTTCATGAAGCCTAGCGTCTCGCCCTTCTCGACGGCGCGGCCGACGCGCGTCATCGGCCTTGTGCCGATCAGCAGCTTGCGGCCGCTCTTGCGCGCCTCGGTCTCGGTCATGCCGGCGCGACCGAGCGGCGGATCGATATAGAGCGCATAGGTCTGGATGCGGTCGCTGACCCGGCGCGGGTCATTGTCGATGAGGTTCGCGGCAACAATTTCGAAATCATTGTAGGACGTATGGGTGAAGGCACCCCGGCCGTTGCAGTCGCCCATGGCGAAAATGTGCGGCACGTTGGTGCGCAGGAAATCATCGACCTCCACGTAGCCGCGCGCGTCGGTCTTCACGCCGGCCCTGCTGAGCCCGAGATCGTCCGTGTTAGGTCGCCGTCCGGTGGCAAGCAGCACATCGGAGCCGATGACCTCCGGGGCTCCCGACGTGCAGTCGACGCCCGCTGCGACGCCATCGGCATGCTTGGCGAAGCGGATGCATTCAGCGTTGAGGCGTATATGAATGCCTTCCTTCTCGAGGATGGCACGGATTGCATCGGAGACGTCGGGGTCTTCCCGCGCGATCAGGCGCGGCCCCTTTTCAATGACGGTGACCTCGGAACCGAAGCGACGGAATATCTGCGCGAATTCGAGCCCGATATAGCTGCCGCCGACGATGAGCAGATGCCTGGGCAGGTGGTCGAGATCCATGATCGAGCTATTGGTGAGATAGGGCACCTCGCTGACACCCGGAAAATCGGGGATCGCCGCGCGCCCGCCCACGTTGAGAAAGATCTGCTCGCCGGAAATCAGCTGTTCGCCGACGCGGATGTCGGTCGGGCCCTCGAAGCGCGCATGGCCCTCCAGCACGGTGCAGTTCTTCATGCCCTTAAGCCAGGACTCGACGCCCGCACGAGAATCGAGCGTCACCTTTTGCTTGCGCGCCATCACCCGGGCGAAATCGACGGAAATGGGGCCGGTCGTCATGCCGTATTCGGCGCCGCGGCGCGCCGTGTGGATGGCGTAGGCGCTCGCGACCATGGCCTTGGTCGGCATGCAGCCGGTGTTGACGCAGGTGCCG contains the following coding sequences:
- a CDS encoding FAD-containing oxidoreductase, with amino-acid sequence MSKHFDTIIIGAGQAGPSLAGRLTDAGKSVALVERKLFGGTCVNTGCMPTKAMVASAYAIHTARRGAEYGMTTGPISVDFARVMARKQKVTLDSRAGVESWLKGMKNCTVLEGHARFEGPTDIRVGEQLISGEQIFLNVGGRAAIPDFPGVSEVPYLTNSSIMDLDHLPRHLLIVGGSYIGLEFAQIFRRFGSEVTVIEKGPRLIAREDPDVSDAIRAILEKEGIHIRLNAECIRFAKHADGVAAGVDCTSGAPEVIGSDVLLATGRRPNTDDLGLSRAGVKTDARGYVEVDDFLRTNVPHIFAMGDCNGRGAFTHTSYNDFEIVAANLIDNDPRRVSDRIQTYALYIDPPLGRAGMTETEARKSGRKLLIGTRPMTRVGRAVEKGETLGFMKVLVDADTKDILGASILGTGGDEAIQSILDVMYAKRPYTTISRAMHIHPTVSELIPTVFGDLTPAT
- a CDS encoding sulfite exporter TauE/SafE family protein; translated protein: MEDFLLFAAVGFLAQAVDGALGMAYGVISSTVLLTFGVPPAQASASAHAAELFTTAASGSAHLYHRNIDWKLFRRLVPFGVGGGILGAFVLTSFDGDQVKPFVTAYLAIIGSWLLYRSFHRIPTNPVKMRVVAPLGATAGFLDAAGGGGWGPVATTGLLGAGGQPRFVIGTVNASEFLIALSVSLSFLATIVTGHWEEAGEFGDHLTSVGGLIIGGVLAAPLAGWMVKALKEKTLLRLVGSLITLLAGYQTLELTGLL